From the Ensifer adhaerens genome, the window GAGGGCGTGCGCCTGCATGCCGCAATCGAACGTCCGGGTTCTCCCTTCATTGGCCGTGATGCCGGCGAAGTGGCCGGTCTCGGGCCGATCGGCGTGCCGGTTACCGACCAGCCGCTCGAAGCCTTCGTCGATGCAGAAGGCGTGCTTGATTTCACGGCGCCCGCAGGCACCGTCGAGTTTGCCGGCCTCGCAGCCCAGGCCCGCATCGTCCATGTCATCGGTACCACCGGCTGTTCGGTCGACGATGACGCGAAGATCCGCGCCGCGGCTCGTCACGCCCGCATCGTCAAGTCGGGCAATATGAGCCTCGGCGTGAACGTGCTCGGCGTGCTGACGGAAAAGGCGGCGCGTGCGCTCGGCCCGGCCAACTGGGATATCGAAATCCTCGAAATGCACCACAAGCACAAGGTCGATGCGCCCTCGGGCACGGCGCTGCTTCTCGGCGAAGCCGCGGCTAGAGGACGTGGCATCAGCCTTGCCGACAATTCGGTGCGCGTGCGTGACGGCCATACGGGCCCGCGCCCGGCTGGCACGATCGGTTTTGCGACGCTGCGCGGCGGCTCGGTGATCGGTGAGCATTCGGTCATTCTCGCCGGGGAAGGCGAGCAGGTGACCCTCTCGCACAGCGCGACGGATCGTTCGATCTTCGCACGCGGCGCCGTCACGGCAGCACTGTGGGCACGCAGCCAGAAACCCGGTTTCTACTCCATGCTCGATGTTCTCGGGCTCAGCTGACCCTCTCTCTCACAAGCCTCAAGGGGGATTCGACATGAGCGGTACTCTCGTCCTTGTCCGGCATGGCCAGAGCGACTGGAACCTGAAGAACCTGTTCACCGGCTGGCGTGATCCAGACCTGACGGAACTCGGCGTCGAGGAAGCCAAGGCCGGCGGCAAGGCACTTGCCGACTACGGCATCAAGTTCGATATCGCCTTCACCTCGGATCTTGTCCGCGCCCAGCGCACCTGCCAGTTGGTGCTCGATGCCGTCGGCCAGTCCTCGCTCGAAACGATCCGCGACCAGGCGCTCAACGAGCGCGACTACGGCGACCTGTCGGGCCTCAACAAGGACGACGCACGCCAGAAGTGGGGCGAAGAGCAGGTGCATATCTGGCGCCGCTCCTACGACATTCAGCCTCCGGGCGGCGAAAGCCTGCGCGACACCGGCGCGCGCGTCTGGCCCTACTACCTGACCGAGATCCTGCCGCGCGTACTCTCCGGCCAGAAGGTCCTGGTTGCCGCCCACGGCAACTCGCTCCGCTCGCTGGTCATGGTGCTCGATCGCCTGACAAAGGAAGAGATCCTGAAGCTCAACCTCGCGACGGGCGTGCCGATAGTTTACAAGCTCAACGCCAATTCGACCGTCGCTTCCAAGGAAGTGCTGGGCGACATGTCCGGCGCTCACTGAGCTTTCGCATAATCGGAAATGAAGAAGGGGCGCTGAGCGCCCCTTTTTTGTCTGCTGGCGATACCGGGCTTCAGGTATCAAATCGTGCCGTCGGCCGCCTTGCCGGCTTCCCAGCCGAGGATGGCGCGCTTGCGTGTCAGCCCCCAGTGATAACCGGTGAGATCCCCGCTCTTGCCGAGTGCGCGATGGCAGGGAACGACGAAAGAAATCGGGTTGCGCCCGACCGCAGCGCCCACGGCGCGCGACGCCGTCGGCTGGCCGATCTGCCCGGCGATGTTCGAATAGGTGGTGGCGCAGCCGAGCGGAATCTTCAACAGCGCTTGCCAGACCCGGATCTGGAAATCGGAGCCGATCAGGAAAATGCGCAGCGGCTCGTTCTGGCGCCAGCGCGAGGGGTCGAAGATGCGCGCGGCATATTGGGCCGTGGCCGCACTGTCCTCGATGTAGCGGGCGTTGGGCCAACGTTGTGCCATGTCCTCGAAGCTTGCCTGCTCGCCGCCGGAATCGTTGAAGGCAAGGCCTGCAAGTCCGCGTTCGGTGATCATGACGAGCGCCGTTCCGAAGGGCGAGGGGTGGTAGCCGTAGCGGATCGTCAGACCCTCGCCGCGCGCCTTCCATTCTCCTGGAGACATCGCCTCATGGGTGACGAACAGGTCGTGCAGGCGGCTCGGCCCCGACAGTCCGACCTCGATGCTGGTTTCCAGCAGCGGCATGTCCTCCTGGCGCAGCAGCCGCTTGGCATGGTCGAGCGTCACGGCCTGGAGGAAGGCTTTCGGAGAAAGCCCGGCCCAGCGGGTGAAAACTTTCTGGAGTTGCGTCGGCGACTGCTTCAGGCGCTGCGCCACGGCTTCGAGCGACGGCTGGTCGCGATAATCCTCGGTCAGCATTTCGATCACGCGGCTGACCGTATCGTAATCGGTGCCTTTCGGCGTGATGTCTGTGGGTACGGATGTCGCAATGTTCATGGCTCATCTCCTGTCATGCCACAGGTAACCATTTGGCAGCGCCCGCAACCACCCGAAACTTGAGTGAATGCGAGGATTTGCACCCCATTGGTCGATCAGCGGGCGTCAGCGGCGGCGAACGGTCGCAAGCGCACCCGAGAGCGCGAGTGCGAAGGTCTCGCGATCGTCGCGATTAAGAAACGAACCGATGTCGGTTCGGCGGCCACCGCCGCTGATCGTCATCGAGACGATGCCTATCTCCTGATGCCGGGCGACGTTGAAACGCGCCCAGAAGGGATTGAAGCGGTGTTCGGTGATCTGCCCTGAAGGGGTGAACTTACGCACCGAAACGTCGGTCCGGGAAACGCTGACCTCCTCGCGGCTGAGTGCCGAGCGGTTGTTCAGCCAGAAGGCGCCGAACAGCAACAGGTAGTCGAGACCGAAGAAGAACACGACCGGCCAGGCGCCGATGATGAAGAAAACGACGACATGCACGAGGCTCAAAAGCCCGGCAATCAGGAAGAAGACTTTGAAACCTCGGCGTCCGAGCGAACGATAGGGCGTGAGCTCGGCGGTGAAGACCGGCGCATCCTCGGGCGGGGTGGTGGCGTTGCCATTTATCATGACCTTTGACTATAGATGCATCATGAAAAACGTGAAGCCGAAATTGCCCGTTGGCGCCGCAAAACCGAAGTCGGCGACTGCACGCCGCGCCGCGCCGCGCGTGAAGAACCTCTATAGCCAAGACGAGCTCGAGGAGATCTTCCGCCGCTTCTCGATCCAGCGGCCGGAGCCAAAGGGTGAGCTGGAGCACGTCAATCCGTTCACGCTGGTCGTCGCCGTGGCGCTTTCGGCGCAGGCGACCGATGCCGGCGTCAACAAGGCGACACGCGCGCTCTTCGCGGTCGCCGATACGCCGGAGAAGATGCTGGCGCTCGGGGAAGAGAAGGTTCGGGACTATATCAAGACCATCGGCCTTTATCGCAATAAGGCGAAGAACGTCATCGCCCTCAGCGAGATGCTGATCCGCAATTTCGGCGGCGAAGTGCCGCGCACGCGCGAAGAACTGGTGACCCTCCCGGGCGTCGGCCGCAAGACCGCCAATGTCGTGCTCTCCATGGCTTTCGGCCAATCGACGATCGCCGTCGACACCCACATCCTGCGCATCGCCAACAGGATCTGTCTGGCGCCGGGCAAGACCCCGGACGAGGTGGAAGACAAGCTGATCAAGATCATTCCGGACGAATATCTCTACCATGCCCATCACTGGCTGATCCTGCACGGGCGCTATTGCTGCAAGGCGCGCAAGCCCGAGTGCGAACGCTGCGTCATCGCCGATCTCTGCAAGTCGCCGGAAAAGACCTGCGACATCCCGGCGCCGCTGGTCGAACTGCCGCCGCAAATCATCTCCGCTGCTGGCTAACGGTCAGGCCGAAACCATCCGGTCGATCAGCGTGCT encodes:
- the nth gene encoding endonuclease III, with product MKNVKPKLPVGAAKPKSATARRAAPRVKNLYSQDELEEIFRRFSIQRPEPKGELEHVNPFTLVVAVALSAQATDAGVNKATRALFAVADTPEKMLALGEEKVRDYIKTIGLYRNKAKNVIALSEMLIRNFGGEVPRTREELVTLPGVGRKTANVVLSMAFGQSTIAVDTHILRIANRICLAPGKTPDEVEDKLIKIIPDEYLYHAHHWLILHGRYCCKARKPECERCVIADLCKSPEKTCDIPAPLVELPPQIISAAG
- a CDS encoding methylated-DNA--[protein]-cysteine S-methyltransferase → MNIATSVPTDITPKGTDYDTVSRVIEMLTEDYRDQPSLEAVAQRLKQSPTQLQKVFTRWAGLSPKAFLQAVTLDHAKRLLRQEDMPLLETSIEVGLSGPSRLHDLFVTHEAMSPGEWKARGEGLTIRYGYHPSPFGTALVMITERGLAGLAFNDSGGEQASFEDMAQRWPNARYIEDSAATAQYAARIFDPSRWRQNEPLRIFLIGSDFQIRVWQALLKIPLGCATTYSNIAGQIGQPTASRAVGAAVGRNPISFVVPCHRALGKSGDLTGYHWGLTRKRAILGWEAGKAADGTI
- a CDS encoding DUF2244 domain-containing protein, which encodes MINGNATTPPEDAPVFTAELTPYRSLGRRGFKVFFLIAGLLSLVHVVVFFIIGAWPVVFFFGLDYLLLFGAFWLNNRSALSREEVSVSRTDVSVRKFTPSGQITEHRFNPFWARFNVARHQEIGIVSMTISGGGRRTDIGSFLNRDDRETFALALSGALATVRRR
- the dapB gene encoding 4-hydroxy-tetrahydrodipicolinate reductase produces the protein MGETDMKLVVVGAAGRMGQTLIRTVHAMEGVRLHAAIERPGSPFIGRDAGEVAGLGPIGVPVTDQPLEAFVDAEGVLDFTAPAGTVEFAGLAAQARIVHVIGTTGCSVDDDAKIRAAARHARIVKSGNMSLGVNVLGVLTEKAARALGPANWDIEILEMHHKHKVDAPSGTALLLGEAAARGRGISLADNSVRVRDGHTGPRPAGTIGFATLRGGSVIGEHSVILAGEGEQVTLSHSATDRSIFARGAVTAALWARSQKPGFYSMLDVLGLS
- a CDS encoding 2,3-bisphosphoglycerate-dependent phosphoglycerate mutase codes for the protein MSGTLVLVRHGQSDWNLKNLFTGWRDPDLTELGVEEAKAGGKALADYGIKFDIAFTSDLVRAQRTCQLVLDAVGQSSLETIRDQALNERDYGDLSGLNKDDARQKWGEEQVHIWRRSYDIQPPGGESLRDTGARVWPYYLTEILPRVLSGQKVLVAAHGNSLRSLVMVLDRLTKEEILKLNLATGVPIVYKLNANSTVASKEVLGDMSGAH